In Candidatus Binatia bacterium, one genomic interval encodes:
- a CDS encoding helix-turn-helix domain-containing protein, with protein sequence MDEILTATEAASLLKVHKRTVYRLADQGVIPGNRIGHRWRFNRTNILALVSKTEGAGSIDPGAARANGHALSD encoded by the coding sequence ATGGATGAAATACTGACCGCGACCGAAGCCGCCTCGCTGCTCAAAGTCCACAAACGAACCGTCTACCGGCTCGCCGATCAAGGCGTCATTCCCGGGAACAGAATCGGTCATCGCTGGCGCTTCAACCGGACCAACATTCTGGCGCTGGTTTCCAAAACCGAAGGCGCCGGCTCGATCGATCCCGGCGCCGCGCGCGCCAACGGCCACGCCCTTTCGGACTAG
- a CDS encoding HAMP domain-containing sensor histidine kinase, whose product MMPIEGAPAVGSSADVSSSWEGLDLPKKATLIRVRWPFTILCSCLLLYSENGLLSLVALYGFVLLYLLSNCVLYFLDERLFDSFYFFTPLVAFDTLFLTASLAVNGKAGADFYVVCFATIFLCCICRDMRGLIGVAVLSPLLYGYFLLRSVNTADPTLYLRVLFPFVIALFYGYFAQVERLQARLKRQTELAARTARFSAEAETQAAETARLQGELQLTRHLLERSSRVKEEFLGVMSHELRTPLNVVMGYARLLNERVLGDMNPMQAEAVVKIMSRARDQLTMIADILEIASIESGDRLTSGYEVSLSALLDDLKTHYEVPERKEVVIVWDYPADLPIVKTDAEKLKHALQNLINNALKFTHSGTVAISVRARESGIGNQESGINPDSQSLIPNCRSQSPNSSFIEFTVSDTGIGIPEEHLPHIFDSFHQIDSSDTRRYGGVGMGLYVVKKLAEILGARLQVRSAPGRGSTFTVRLPY is encoded by the coding sequence ATGATGCCTATCGAAGGCGCTCCAGCCGTCGGATCGTCCGCGGACGTTTCGTCGAGCTGGGAAGGGCTCGATCTCCCTAAAAAAGCGACGCTTATTCGCGTGCGCTGGCCTTTCACGATCCTCTGCTCCTGCTTGCTGCTCTATTCCGAAAACGGCTTGCTGAGCCTGGTTGCGCTCTACGGTTTCGTCCTTCTTTATTTGCTCTCCAATTGCGTGCTCTACTTCCTGGACGAGCGGCTATTCGACTCGTTCTATTTTTTTACTCCGCTGGTCGCTTTCGACACGCTGTTTCTTACCGCCTCTCTCGCCGTCAACGGCAAGGCGGGCGCGGACTTCTACGTCGTCTGTTTCGCGACGATTTTCCTCTGCTGCATCTGCCGCGACATGCGCGGCCTGATCGGCGTGGCGGTCTTGTCGCCGCTGCTCTACGGATATTTCCTGTTGCGCTCCGTGAATACGGCAGATCCGACCCTCTACCTCCGGGTCCTCTTCCCATTCGTCATCGCGCTCTTTTACGGCTACTTTGCCCAAGTCGAGCGCCTGCAGGCGAGATTAAAAAGGCAGACCGAGCTGGCCGCTCGCACCGCTCGATTCTCAGCGGAGGCCGAGACGCAAGCGGCCGAAACGGCCCGGTTGCAGGGGGAGCTGCAGCTAACCAGGCACTTGCTGGAAAGATCGAGCCGCGTCAAGGAAGAATTCTTAGGCGTCATGTCGCACGAGCTGCGCACGCCGCTCAACGTGGTCATGGGCTACGCCCGGCTGCTAAACGAGCGCGTCCTGGGCGACATGAATCCGATGCAGGCCGAGGCGGTGGTGAAAATCATGAGCCGCGCGAGAGACCAGCTCACCATGATCGCCGACATCCTGGAGATCGCCAGCATCGAGTCCGGAGATCGCTTGACCTCCGGCTACGAAGTCAGCCTGTCGGCCCTGCTCGACGATCTCAAGACGCATTACGAGGTTCCCGAGCGCAAGGAAGTCGTCATCGTGTGGGATTATCCCGCCGATTTGCCGATTGTAAAAACCGACGCCGAAAAGCTGAAACACGCGCTCCAGAACCTCATCAACAACGCTCTCAAATTCACTCATAGCGGCACTGTGGCGATATCGGTCCGGGCGAGGGAGTCGGGCATTGGGAATCAGGAGTCGGGAATCAACCCCGACTCTCAGTCCCTGATCCCCAATTGCCGCTCCCAAAGTCCTAACTCCAGTTTTATTGAGTTCACCGTATCCGATACCGGCATCGGTATACCCGAAGAGCATCTGCCGCACATTTTTGACAGCTTCCATCAGATAGACAGCTCCGACACTCGGCGCTATGGCGGCGTCGGTATGGGACTTTACGTGGTTAAAAAATTGGCCGAAATCCTCGGCGCCCGCCTGCAAGTGAGGAGCGCGCCCGGGCGCGGTTCAACGTTTACAGTGAGGCTTCCTTATTAA